One Alkalicoccus halolimnae DNA segment encodes these proteins:
- a CDS encoding TIGR03643 family protein, with product MKATEHLTVEDIDRIVEMAWEDRTPFDLIEVQFSLKEKDVIKLMRREMKESSFRMWRKRVNNRRTKHAALRSKEVRRFRSPDQKPVSY from the coding sequence ATGAAAGCGACAGAGCATCTAACTGTTGAAGATATCGACCGTATCGTAGAGATGGCCTGGGAGGATCGAACTCCCTTTGATTTGATTGAGGTACAGTTCAGCTTGAAAGAAAAGGATGTCATTAAGCTCATGAGAAGAGAAATGAAAGAGTCGTCTTTCCGCATGTGGCGCAAAAGGGTGAATAACCGCAGAACGAAGCATGCGGCGCTGCGCTCAAAAGAAGTCAGGCGGTTCCGCTCGCCGGACCAGAAGCCTGTTTCCTATTAA